In one window of Streptomyces roseofulvus DNA:
- a CDS encoding GNAT family N-acetyltransferase: MTELRTERLLLRGWRASDLDPWAAMNADPAVREHLGAPLTRPESDAVAARMRADLDRRGFGWWAVEERATGAFIGRVGLDVVGDDMPFAGVDIGWRLTRSAWGHGYATEAARACLTYGFDVLGLPEVLASTTVGNVRSQSVMRRIGMTHDPADDFEDPSVPEGPLRRCVLYRATAGPRTAAPVADASR, encoded by the coding sequence ATGACAGAGCTGCGCACGGAACGACTGCTGCTCCGCGGGTGGCGCGCGTCCGACCTCGACCCGTGGGCGGCCATGAACGCCGATCCCGCTGTCCGGGAACACCTCGGCGCCCCGCTCACCCGCCCGGAGAGCGACGCCGTCGCGGCGCGCATGCGGGCGGACCTCGACCGGCGGGGCTTCGGCTGGTGGGCCGTGGAAGAGCGCGCGACCGGCGCGTTCATCGGCCGCGTCGGCCTGGACGTGGTCGGCGACGACATGCCCTTCGCCGGGGTGGACATCGGCTGGCGCCTGACCCGCTCGGCTTGGGGGCACGGGTACGCCACCGAGGCCGCCCGGGCCTGTCTGACCTACGGCTTCGACGTCCTCGGACTGCCGGAGGTACTGGCGTCGACCACCGTCGGCAACGTCCGGTCCCAGTCCGTGATGCGCAGGATCGGCATGACCCACGATCCGGCCGACGACTTCGAGGACCCGAGCGTCCCCGAAGGCCCGCTGCGCCGCTGCGTGTTGTACCGGGCGACGGCCGGTCCGCGTACCGCCGCCCCGGTCGCCGACGCCAGCCGGTGA
- a CDS encoding helix-turn-helix transcriptional regulator — protein MKDIDAIAVLQDPVRRRLYEYVVAQGREVGRNEAAEGVGVARTLAAHHLDRLAEAGLLESGSRRLSGRSGPGAGRPAKVYARAPGERSVSLPGRDYRTAAELLAEAAERAGLDAGLNAAARRRGEALRGTDAPCAGLEEAMAVLAARGYEPHLEAAAPEGEGAGEGASVVRMRNCPFHAVAERFPPLVCGMNLALLEGLIGVGGPVRARMDARPGECCVVVEASKNNGD, from the coding sequence ATGAAGGACATCGATGCGATCGCGGTGCTGCAGGACCCGGTGCGCCGCCGCCTCTACGAGTACGTGGTCGCGCAGGGCCGCGAGGTGGGGCGTAACGAGGCGGCCGAGGGGGTCGGGGTGGCGCGGACGCTCGCCGCGCACCACCTGGACCGGCTGGCCGAGGCCGGTCTGCTGGAGAGCGGCAGCCGCCGCCTCTCTGGGCGCTCGGGACCGGGCGCGGGGCGTCCCGCCAAGGTGTACGCGCGGGCGCCGGGCGAGCGATCGGTGTCGCTGCCCGGCCGCGACTACCGCACGGCGGCCGAACTGCTCGCCGAGGCAGCCGAGCGGGCCGGCCTCGACGCCGGGCTCAACGCCGCCGCGCGCCGCCGGGGCGAGGCCCTGCGCGGCACGGACGCGCCCTGCGCGGGGCTGGAAGAGGCCATGGCGGTGCTGGCCGCACGCGGTTACGAACCGCACCTCGAAGCCGCCGCTCCGGAGGGGGAGGGAGCCGGGGAGGGCGCGTCGGTCGTCCGCATGCGCAACTGCCCGTTCCATGCCGTCGCCGAACGCTTCCCGCCGCTGGTCTGCGGCATGAACCTCGCGCTCCTCGAGGGGCTGATCGGTGTCGGCGGCCCCGTCCGCGCCCGCATGGACGCCCGGCCGGGGGAGTGCTGTGTGGTGGTCGAGGCTTCTAAAAACAATGGCGATTGA
- a CDS encoding winged helix-turn-helix domain-containing protein: MIRLHFTAADLCRITLAPTANALSETVLSVRAALRPGPRPQGRPEVRPGARDGVGRGAGPLYRPRSAVREWHRSLPGGAVARAGVLAELVAEDGFVPDFLLQPATPDFAGGLAAAAATPAERLALDLGIPEVSGWNGGLARPGRWAHELAQGSPVAARALLDDTRRYFESSVRPLWPRIRRDALTDRALRSEMLLRGGVDALLTTLGTTWRWQAPTLHLPSASTYDIPLCGRGLLLVPSWFATGPMVMYRPEATTVLVYPLYDSGDAASSGERPEALAALLGGTRSRILALLRSPATTTALAERASVSLAAASQHASVLRGAGLIDTVRTGTAVLHSLTPLGEALLAGAAD; this comes from the coding sequence ATGATCCGTCTTCACTTCACGGCCGCCGACCTGTGCCGGATCACGCTCGCTCCGACGGCCAACGCGTTGTCGGAGACCGTCCTGAGCGTGCGGGCCGCGCTGCGGCCGGGGCCGCGTCCGCAGGGGCGGCCGGAGGTGCGGCCGGGGGCGCGCGACGGCGTGGGCCGAGGCGCCGGGCCGCTGTACCGTCCGCGGTCCGCCGTACGGGAGTGGCACCGTTCCCTGCCGGGTGGTGCGGTGGCCCGGGCGGGTGTGCTCGCCGAGTTGGTCGCCGAGGACGGCTTCGTACCGGACTTCCTGCTGCAGCCGGCGACGCCCGACTTCGCCGGCGGTCTGGCGGCGGCCGCGGCGACGCCGGCGGAACGGCTGGCGCTGGATCTCGGCATCCCGGAGGTGTCCGGCTGGAACGGCGGTCTGGCCCGGCCGGGCCGGTGGGCCCACGAACTCGCGCAGGGGTCGCCGGTCGCGGCCCGCGCCCTGCTGGACGACACCCGCCGCTACTTCGAGTCGTCCGTACGACCGCTCTGGCCCCGGATCCGCCGGGACGCGCTCACCGATCGCGCGCTGCGGTCGGAGATGCTGCTGCGCGGTGGTGTCGACGCCCTGCTGACGACGCTCGGGACGACCTGGCGGTGGCAGGCGCCGACGCTGCACCTGCCGTCGGCGTCGACGTACGACATCCCGCTGTGCGGGCGCGGACTGCTGCTCGTCCCCTCGTGGTTCGCGACGGGACCGATGGTGATGTACCGCCCCGAGGCCACGACGGTCCTCGTCTACCCGCTGTACGACTCCGGCGACGCGGCCTCGTCCGGCGAACGCCCGGAAGCCCTGGCGGCGCTGCTCGGGGGCACCCGGTCCCGGATCCTCGCCCTGCTGCGCTCGCCGGCCACCACGACGGCCCTCGCCGAACGCGCCTCCGTCTCCCTCGCGGCGGCCAGCCAGCACGCCTCGGTCCTGCGGGGCGCGGGTCTGATCGACACGGTCCGCACGGGGACGGCGGTGCTGCACAGCCTCACGCCCCTCGGGGAGGCCCTGCTGGCGGGGGCGGCGGACTGA
- a CDS encoding DUF6247 family protein gives MSAESDHTSFTPHAPAPGAPAELLARLRSSARAERWVVAFEREWTAALEESRRTFSLAGLYEVVQDWQGRVAHASAVDAFITSGYDDSDAIDMAELRGRRR, from the coding sequence ATGAGTGCGGAGTCCGACCACACGTCCTTCACGCCCCACGCGCCCGCCCCCGGCGCGCCGGCCGAACTGCTCGCCCGGCTGCGGTCCAGTGCCCGTGCCGAGCGGTGGGTGGTGGCGTTCGAGCGGGAGTGGACGGCCGCGCTGGAGGAGTCCCGGCGGACGTTCTCCCTCGCCGGGCTGTACGAGGTCGTCCAGGACTGGCAGGGACGGGTCGCCCATGCCTCGGCGGTCGACGCGTTCATCACCTCCGGCTACGACGACAGCGACGCCATCGACATGGCGGAACTGCGAGGCAGGCGCCGGTGA
- the ligD gene encoding non-homologous end-joining DNA ligase: protein MTTTDIRVSGRTVEIKRAGKELFPDDGITKADLADYYRRVGPRILPHLRGRPLMLERYPDGIGDGRFMQKDTPDYFPDWIHRAELPKAGGTVTYPVCDDLASLLYLVDQACITPHRWLSKADRPDHPDRLVFDLDPSGDDFAPVRRTAALLRELLDELDLPAALMTTGSSGLHVVVPLDRRTAFDEVRAFAGDVAELLAARHPEELTTAARKQARKGRLYLDVQRNGYGQTAVTPYAVRARPGAPVATPLRWTELDDPDLTPRRWTLTTVDERLDGEDPWKRELPRGRSLKAARGRLEKLTS from the coding sequence ATGACCACCACCGACATCCGCGTGAGCGGCCGGACCGTCGAGATCAAACGAGCGGGGAAGGAGCTCTTCCCCGACGACGGCATCACCAAGGCCGACCTCGCCGACTACTACCGCCGGGTCGGCCCGCGCATCCTGCCGCATCTGCGCGGACGTCCGCTGATGCTGGAGCGCTACCCCGACGGCATCGGAGACGGCCGCTTCATGCAGAAGGACACCCCCGACTACTTCCCGGACTGGATCCACCGCGCGGAGCTGCCCAAGGCCGGCGGCACCGTCACGTACCCGGTCTGTGACGACCTGGCGTCCCTGCTCTACCTGGTCGACCAGGCGTGCATCACCCCGCACCGCTGGCTGTCCAAGGCCGACCGTCCCGACCACCCCGACCGCCTGGTCTTCGACCTCGACCCTTCCGGCGACGACTTCGCACCGGTCCGGCGGACCGCGGCGCTGCTGCGCGAGCTGCTCGACGAGCTCGACCTGCCGGCGGCCCTGATGACCACCGGTTCGAGCGGACTGCACGTCGTGGTTCCGCTCGATCGCCGTACCGCCTTCGACGAGGTACGGGCGTTCGCCGGCGACGTGGCCGAACTGCTCGCGGCGCGGCACCCGGAGGAGCTCACCACCGCGGCCCGGAAGCAGGCCCGCAAGGGTCGGCTCTACCTCGACGTGCAGCGCAACGGCTACGGCCAGACCGCCGTCACCCCGTACGCCGTCCGCGCCCGGCCCGGCGCACCGGTGGCCACTCCGCTGCGCTGGACCGAACTCGACGACCCCGACCTCACCCCGCGGCGCTGGACACTGACCACGGTCGACGAACGCCTGGACGGCGAGGATCCCTGGAAGCGAGAGCTGCCCCGCGGCCGCTCCCTGAAGGCGGCCCGCGGACGGCTGGAGAAGCTGACCTCGTGA
- a CDS encoding SRPBCC family protein has protein sequence MERQWSLEESVKVDAPPSVVYGWVSDLRNMGRWSPECRSVWVLRPPARAGSRFVGFNRRGLFVWPTFGRVTRARADSEFVFDISALGLPIARWGYRFEPEGSGTRVTEFWEDLRTEGYRGRIAVFLGVLFAGTDAARRAEVNRAGMRTTLERIARTATAGS, from the coding sequence ATGGAGCGGCAGTGGAGCCTGGAGGAGAGCGTGAAGGTGGACGCGCCGCCCTCCGTCGTCTACGGGTGGGTGTCGGACCTGCGGAACATGGGGCGGTGGAGCCCGGAGTGCCGGTCCGTGTGGGTGCTGCGGCCGCCGGCGCGTGCCGGTTCGCGCTTCGTCGGGTTCAACCGGCGCGGGCTGTTCGTCTGGCCGACGTTCGGGCGGGTGACCCGGGCCCGCGCGGACAGCGAGTTCGTCTTCGACATCAGCGCCTTGGGGCTGCCGATCGCGCGCTGGGGGTACCGGTTCGAGCCGGAGGGCTCGGGCACGCGGGTCACCGAATTCTGGGAGGACCTGCGGACCGAGGGGTACCGCGGCCGGATCGCCGTGTTCCTCGGCGTGCTGTTCGCCGGAACCGATGCCGCCCGCCGGGCGGAGGTCAACCGGGCCGGCATGCGCACCACGCTCGAGCGCATCGCGCGGACGGCGACCGCCGGCAGCTGA
- the ligD gene encoding non-homologous end-joining DNA ligase yields the protein MSLLDRLSEADRGRLRLAESGVREQQPMLAVLSDRRTFPDAMLFERKLDGVRVVATRRDGGRPRLLSRTGRELNRTYPEVVDALATQGRPDFCVDGEITAVKGGRSDFALLQRRMQLTRPEDVRAGRVSVRSYLFDLLRLDGRSVTALPVRTRMSLLRVAFDFRLPLRYTPHRVGRDGRELLADACGRGWEGLIAKRADGPYLHRRSTDWLKLKCAAGQELVVGGFTEPAGSRLGFGALLVGHYQDGRLRYAGKVGTGYDTATLRRLRGRLGRLERDRSPFADEVRERAVHWVSPELVVQIDFTEWTGAGRLRHPRFKGLRDDKRPTDVIRERGTP from the coding sequence ATGAGCCTGTTGGACCGGCTGTCCGAGGCCGACCGCGGCCGGCTGCGCCTCGCGGAGAGCGGCGTCCGCGAGCAGCAGCCGATGCTCGCCGTGCTCAGCGACCGCCGGACCTTCCCCGACGCGATGCTGTTCGAGCGCAAGCTGGACGGCGTACGCGTCGTCGCGACCCGCCGCGACGGCGGGCGGCCGCGGCTGCTCTCCCGCACCGGGAGGGAACTGAACCGCACGTACCCGGAGGTCGTCGACGCCCTCGCCACGCAGGGCCGTCCCGACTTCTGCGTGGACGGCGAGATCACCGCCGTCAAGGGAGGGCGCAGCGACTTCGCCCTCCTCCAGCGGCGCATGCAGCTCACACGCCCGGAGGACGTCCGGGCCGGCCGGGTCTCCGTCCGCTCCTACCTCTTCGACCTGCTGCGGCTGGACGGCCGGAGCGTCACCGCCCTGCCGGTGCGCACCCGCATGTCGCTGCTCCGCGTCGCGTTCGACTTCCGCCTCCCGCTGCGGTACACGCCCCACCGCGTCGGCCGCGACGGCCGGGAGCTGCTGGCCGACGCCTGCGGACGCGGCTGGGAGGGGCTCATCGCGAAACGCGCGGACGGACCGTACCTGCACCGGCGCTCCACTGACTGGCTCAAGCTCAAGTGCGCCGCCGGCCAGGAGCTGGTGGTCGGCGGCTTCACCGAACCGGCCGGCAGCCGGCTCGGGTTCGGCGCGCTGCTCGTCGGCCACTACCAGGACGGGCGGCTCCGGTACGCGGGCAAGGTCGGCACCGGCTACGACACGGCCACTCTGCGCCGCCTGCGGGGACGCCTGGGCCGGCTGGAGCGGGACCGTTCGCCGTTCGCCGACGAGGTCCGGGAGCGGGCCGTGCACTGGGTCAGCCCCGAACTGGTCGTCCAGATCGACTTCACCGAGTGGACCGGCGCCGGGCGGCTCCGCCACCCCCGCTTCAAGGGCCTGCGCGACGACAAGCGGCCCACCGACGTCATCCGCGAGCGAGGAACGCCATGA
- a CDS encoding DUF3291 domain-containing protein, producing the protein MTASQPAAPTLHLAQLNVATLRHPIDHPRIAPFVEMLDPVNAAADSAPGFVWRLVEDGTDDATGLRPAGENVIVNLTVWESQEALWDFTYRSGHLEVMRRRRDWFERHVAAHLVLWWIPAGHVPTVGEALDRLADLRANGPSPRAFTFASSYAATEAAARGL; encoded by the coding sequence ATGACCGCATCCCAGCCCGCCGCTCCCACCCTCCACCTCGCCCAGCTCAACGTGGCCACCCTCCGCCACCCGATCGACCACCCGCGCATCGCGCCCTTCGTCGAGATGCTCGACCCGGTCAACGCCGCCGCCGACAGCGCGCCCGGCTTCGTGTGGCGGCTCGTGGAGGACGGGACGGACGACGCCACCGGGCTGCGCCCCGCGGGCGAGAACGTCATCGTCAACCTCACCGTCTGGGAGTCCCAGGAGGCGCTCTGGGACTTCACCTACCGCAGCGGGCACCTGGAGGTGATGCGCCGTCGCCGCGACTGGTTCGAGCGGCACGTCGCGGCGCACCTGGTGCTCTGGTGGATCCCCGCCGGTCACGTCCCCACCGTCGGCGAGGCGTTGGACCGGCTGGCCGACCTGCGCGCGAACGGGCCGTCCCCGCGCGCCTTCACCTTCGCCTCCTCGTACGCCGCGACCGAGGCCGCCGCGCGGGGGCTCTAG
- a CDS encoding MFS transporter translates to MEQLTGEDPAHIGPYRLIARLGAGGMGLVYLGRSDLGRTVAVKVVQAEHAQHAEFRRRFAREVAAARRVGGAWTADVLDADTDAAVPWVATQYIPGPDLTSVVARDFGPLPEHSVRTLANRLALALQAVHDAGLIHRDLKPSNVLVTVDGPRVIDFGIARAMDGLTGDSLHTRTGMLIGSPGFMSPEQVRGLDLTPASDVFCLGALLVYAATGRLLFGATDTGLNAHLFRIAEEEPDLTGVPDTLLDLVRACLHKDPAQRPTPQEVAARTATDQAGEWLPGAVLAQLGRRAAHLLDYAPAAPTAPGVAAGAGVAVPADPRVPSARSPLPASPAYVPTAPAHAGVAPGFGAPPLPSPGAWAAATSPAGLPEPEAPSPRRWWGLVALGLAQGVVLFDAVFSHTATMVAGAQEDLGISGDGWRVSSTVYLDVVPLTYLLAFVGVLLCGARITDLLGRKRMLVIGLAGFAAAAALGGMAPSSGVWITARALQGAFAALVSSSAPALVSTSFTGLQERRKAFGIYLAIAAGGGPVLGLTATWWLPMTLNWRACLFAVVPFAVGAAIAAAASAHDRPGRLGLRFDGPGVLFGAAAVAGVSGAVPHFTGQIVLLPTAVLLLAVYAWWQTRTAGALAAPPGTRAQAPVGYLLATALTVVGVAVLLQAAGFVHVH, encoded by the coding sequence GTGGAACAGCTGACGGGGGAGGACCCCGCACACATCGGCCCGTACCGCCTGATCGCCCGCCTCGGCGCGGGCGGCATGGGCCTCGTCTACCTCGGGCGCTCCGACCTCGGGCGGACCGTCGCCGTCAAGGTCGTCCAGGCCGAACACGCCCAGCACGCGGAGTTCCGCAGACGGTTCGCCCGCGAGGTGGCCGCCGCCCGGAGGGTGGGCGGCGCCTGGACCGCCGACGTCCTCGACGCCGACACCGACGCCGCCGTGCCGTGGGTCGCGACCCAGTACATCCCCGGGCCCGACCTCACCTCCGTCGTGGCCCGGGACTTCGGGCCGTTGCCCGAGCACTCGGTCCGCACCCTCGCCAACCGCCTCGCCCTCGCCCTCCAGGCCGTCCACGACGCCGGCCTGATCCACCGTGACCTCAAGCCGTCCAACGTCCTGGTCACCGTGGACGGCCCCCGCGTCATCGACTTCGGCATCGCCCGGGCGATGGACGGGCTCACCGGGGACAGTCTGCACACCCGCACCGGGATGCTGATCGGCTCGCCCGGCTTCATGTCGCCCGAACAGGTACGCGGCCTCGACCTCACCCCCGCGTCCGACGTGTTCTGCCTGGGCGCCCTCCTCGTCTACGCCGCCACCGGACGGCTGCTCTTCGGTGCCACGGACACCGGCCTCAACGCCCACCTCTTCCGGATCGCCGAGGAGGAGCCGGACCTGACGGGCGTCCCGGACACGCTCCTCGACCTCGTCCGCGCATGCCTGCACAAGGACCCGGCGCAGCGGCCGACCCCGCAGGAGGTGGCCGCGCGCACGGCGACCGACCAGGCGGGGGAGTGGCTGCCCGGAGCGGTGCTCGCCCAGCTCGGCCGCCGCGCCGCGCACCTGCTGGACTACGCGCCCGCCGCCCCCACGGCCCCCGGGGTGGCTGCCGGCGCCGGGGTGGCCGTACCGGCGGACCCCCGCGTGCCATCCGCCCGCTCGCCCCTGCCCGCGTCGCCCGCGTACGTCCCGACCGCCCCGGCGCACGCCGGCGTCGCCCCCGGCTTCGGCGCGCCCCCGCTCCCGTCGCCCGGAGCGTGGGCCGCCGCCACATCCCCGGCGGGCCTGCCGGAGCCGGAGGCCCCGTCGCCCCGGCGGTGGTGGGGTCTGGTGGCGCTCGGGCTCGCCCAGGGGGTCGTGCTCTTCGACGCGGTGTTCTCCCACACGGCGACGATGGTGGCGGGCGCCCAGGAGGACCTCGGGATCTCCGGCGACGGCTGGCGCGTGTCGTCCACCGTCTACCTGGACGTGGTGCCCCTCACGTACCTGCTGGCCTTCGTCGGGGTGCTGCTGTGCGGCGCCAGGATCACGGACCTCCTCGGCCGCAAGCGGATGCTGGTGATCGGCCTGGCGGGTTTCGCGGCGGCGGCCGCGCTCGGCGGCATGGCGCCCTCGTCCGGCGTCTGGATCACGGCCCGCGCCCTCCAGGGCGCCTTCGCCGCGCTCGTCTCGTCGTCCGCGCCCGCCCTGGTGTCCACTTCCTTCACCGGCCTCCAGGAGCGCCGCAAGGCGTTCGGGATCTACCTCGCGATCGCGGCCGGCGGCGGTCCGGTGCTCGGCCTGACGGCGACCTGGTGGCTCCCCATGACCCTGAACTGGCGTGCGTGCCTGTTCGCCGTGGTTCCCTTCGCCGTGGGCGCCGCGATCGCGGCGGCGGCTTCGGCGCACGACCGTCCGGGCCGTCTCGGCCTCCGCTTCGACGGGCCAGGCGTCCTGTTCGGCGCCGCCGCGGTCGCCGGCGTCAGCGGGGCCGTACCGCACTTCACCGGCCAGATCGTCCTCCTCCCGACCGCCGTCCTCCTGCTCGCGGTCTACGCCTGGTGGCAGACCCGAACGGCCGGCGCCCTCGCCGCACCGCCCGGCACCCGGGCCCAGGCGCCGGTGGGCTACCTCCTGGCGACGGCCCTGACCGTCGTCGGAGTCGCCGTCCTGCTCCAGGCCGCGGGATTCGTCCACGTCCACTGA
- a CDS encoding PP2C family protein-serine/threonine phosphatase, translated as MGFPLPDTVEDLKALLGEEVASLRSAVRRTADRTTVPVPGEEVTASVQTLSPAPSLPVRGDSGDDCICSTHDPGATGTCSVLDAIPASAVLLEAVRDQGGAVRDFRIVAGNRIRSAEWLEAPHRQVGQRFLEARPGAATSGLLAGLADVVAGGGPLEGRVVDYTEQRLGRLHRAPLLYSAARCGEQVLATWRPVQSQTELLTIDAQFLASLGWGNWDLLSGKVTWSEGLSRIFHAEIRMPWSLDQLCDALLPDDLTAFAEFLTSVLAGEEPAWTRIRFLVLGEVRTLDLLGRPVAGTDGRPWALNLVARDLTPQIRSRRRLAETERESDRLRRQARAERRVADALREALLPTHSEALAAVGLTVAASYGPSEPDAAVGGDWYKCRLLPDGRVLIAIGDAAGHGLDAVARMSQQRHALAGLAQTGASAGEITTWLNELVCSDPTEQTATMVTGHIDDARDLHWADAGHPAPILLRDGRARPLQTSERGPLLGALPGYAYQTTTTHLLPGDVLLLYTDGMVERRGEDVTKGIERLADLVAGVPDATPQALIDAILADPEQQSGHEDDACMLAIRVD; from the coding sequence ATGGGATTTCCGCTGCCCGACACGGTCGAGGACCTCAAGGCCCTCCTCGGTGAGGAGGTGGCCAGTCTGCGGTCGGCGGTCCGCCGGACCGCCGACCGGACGACCGTTCCCGTCCCGGGGGAGGAGGTCACCGCCTCCGTGCAGACGCTCTCGCCGGCTCCCAGCCTGCCCGTCCGGGGCGATTCCGGGGACGACTGCATCTGCAGTACGCACGACCCCGGCGCGACCGGTACGTGCTCCGTCCTCGACGCGATCCCCGCCTCCGCCGTGCTGCTCGAAGCGGTGCGCGACCAGGGCGGGGCGGTACGGGACTTCCGTATCGTCGCGGGCAACAGGATCCGGTCCGCCGAATGGCTGGAGGCGCCGCACCGGCAGGTCGGGCAGCGGTTCCTGGAGGCCCGGCCGGGGGCGGCGACGAGCGGGCTGCTCGCGGGGCTCGCGGACGTGGTCGCGGGCGGCGGGCCGCTGGAGGGCCGGGTCGTCGACTACACCGAGCAGCGCCTGGGGCGGCTGCACCGCGCCCCGCTCCTGTACTCGGCGGCGCGCTGCGGCGAGCAGGTGCTGGCGACCTGGCGGCCGGTGCAGAGCCAGACCGAGCTCCTGACGATCGACGCCCAGTTCCTCGCCTCCCTGGGCTGGGGCAACTGGGACCTGCTGTCCGGGAAGGTGACCTGGTCGGAGGGGCTGAGCCGGATCTTCCACGCCGAGATCCGGATGCCCTGGTCGCTGGACCAGCTCTGCGACGCCCTGCTCCCGGACGACCTCACCGCCTTCGCGGAGTTCCTCACGTCCGTCCTCGCCGGCGAGGAACCGGCCTGGACGCGCATCCGCTTCCTCGTCCTCGGAGAGGTCCGCACCCTCGACCTGCTCGGCCGGCCGGTCGCCGGGACCGACGGCCGGCCCTGGGCGCTGAACCTGGTGGCCCGTGACCTCACCCCGCAGATCCGCAGCCGTCGCAGGCTCGCCGAGACGGAGCGCGAGTCCGACCGGCTCCGGCGTCAGGCGCGCGCCGAGCGGCGGGTGGCGGACGCCCTGCGCGAGGCGCTGCTGCCGACGCACTCCGAGGCCCTGGCGGCGGTCGGGCTGACGGTGGCGGCCTCGTACGGGCCCTCCGAACCGGACGCGGCCGTCGGCGGAGACTGGTACAAGTGCCGGCTCCTGCCCGACGGGCGGGTCCTGATCGCGATCGGCGACGCCGCCGGCCACGGCCTGGACGCCGTCGCCCGCATGTCGCAGCAGCGCCACGCCCTGGCCGGTCTCGCCCAGACCGGGGCCTCGGCCGGGGAGATCACCACCTGGCTCAACGAACTCGTCTGCAGCGACCCGACGGAGCAGACCGCCACCATGGTGACCGGCCACATCGACGACGCCCGCGACCTCCACTGGGCCGACGCCGGCCACCCCGCGCCGATCCTCCTCCGCGACGGCCGGGCCCGGCCCCTCCAGACGAGCGAACGCGGCCCTCTGCTCGGCGCGTTGCCGGGGTACGCGTACCAGACCACCACGACGCACCTGCTCCCCGGCGACGTGCTGCTGCTCTACACCGACGGCATGGTGGAGCGGAGGGGCGAGGACGTCACCAAGGGGATCGAGCGTCTCGCCGACCTCGTCGCCGGCGTCCCGGACGCGACGCCCCAGGCGCTGATCGACGCGATCCTCGCGGACCCGGAGCAGCAGTCCGGTCACGAGGACGACGCCTGCATGCTGGCCATCCGCGTCGACTGA
- a CDS encoding Imm32 family immunity protein, with protein MAQGNGLLDATPVPGGEVLGGVAVRATSGPGVLVQWDADRQILVIGGDSVGRAALAEQLLAMATAEDGGHLHIDYFPGHAYLADGSLSLVVNSPHGGMPLERGGRVES; from the coding sequence GTGGCCCAGGGGAACGGGCTGCTCGACGCGACCCCGGTGCCGGGAGGCGAGGTCTTGGGCGGGGTCGCGGTGAGGGCGACCTCCGGGCCGGGCGTCCTCGTCCAGTGGGACGCCGACCGGCAGATCCTCGTCATCGGCGGTGACTCCGTCGGCAGGGCGGCCCTCGCGGAGCAGCTGCTGGCCATGGCCACCGCCGAGGACGGTGGGCACCTCCACATCGACTACTTCCCCGGGCACGCCTACCTCGCCGACGGGTCACTGTCCCTGGTGGTCAACAGCCCTCATGGGGGCATGCCCCTGGAGCGCGGGGGTCGAGTCGAGTCGTGA
- a CDS encoding HAD family phosphatase, with protein MTETCVLLDIGGVLEFTPDTGWVQRWEERLRLAPGTVHARMHDIWRAGSVGSVGERDVREQVASRLALDALQVEAFMADLWAEYLGTPNEELIDHVRGLRGRCRLGILSNSFVGARERETTLYHFDELVEQIVYSHEIGVEKPDPRAFGAACAALDVRPEACLFIDDAAPNVEAARAFGMQAHLFEDNARTVARIAAHLDAGPPTPAGTHPSGRTRS; from the coding sequence ATGACCGAGACCTGCGTCCTTCTCGACATCGGCGGCGTGCTGGAGTTCACGCCGGACACGGGCTGGGTGCAACGGTGGGAAGAACGGCTCCGGTTGGCGCCCGGCACCGTCCACGCGCGCATGCACGACATATGGCGGGCCGGCAGCGTCGGCAGCGTCGGCGAGCGGGACGTGCGCGAGCAGGTGGCGTCCCGTCTGGCACTCGACGCCCTCCAGGTCGAGGCCTTCATGGCCGACCTCTGGGCGGAGTACCTGGGGACACCGAACGAGGAGCTGATCGACCACGTCCGAGGACTGCGGGGACGCTGCCGGCTCGGCATCCTGAGCAACAGTTTCGTCGGTGCCCGGGAGCGGGAGACGACGCTCTACCACTTCGACGAGCTCGTGGAACAGATCGTCTACTCGCACGAGATCGGCGTCGAGAAGCCCGACCCCCGCGCCTTCGGTGCCGCGTGCGCCGCCCTGGACGTACGGCCCGAGGCATGCCTGTTCATCGACGACGCCGCGCCGAACGTCGAGGCGGCACGGGCGTTCGGCATGCAGGCGCACCTGTTCGAGGACAACGCCCGGACCGTCGCACGCATCGCGGCCCACCTCGACGCCGGGCCCCCCACCCCGGCAGGGACGCACCCCTCAGGCCGAACCCGATCGTGA